In a single window of the Nocardioides sp. L-11A genome:
- a CDS encoding DNA polymerase III subunit gamma and tau — protein sequence MDSPLALYRRYRPETFAEVIGQEHVTEPLRAALAGNRVNHAYLFSGPRGCGKTTSARILARALNCEKAPISDPCGECESCRDLARNGPGSIDVIEIDAASHGGVDDARDLREKAFFAPVKSRYKVYIIDEAHMVTTQGFNALLKLVEEPPPHLRFIFATTEPEKVIPTIRSRTHHYPFRLIPPRLLTSYLTELCEREGVSIEPAALPLVVRAGAGSARDTLSVLDQLLGGAGPQGVTYDLASGLLGYTPDTLLDDVVSAFAAGDGSAVFGVVDKVIETGQDPRRFTEDLLRRLRDLVIISAVPDAAASGLLDLSGDQADRLVAQAAAFGRAELTRAADLVAAGLTDMRGATAPRLLLELICARILLPAADHTTEGVLARLDRLERRASISGTTSAESAPAAAPAVVPAQDRPVPSRAERAAPERVEDPAPAPAPAPAPTPPPTPAPAPTPVVEATPEPAHAPEPEPVPEPVAQQPPPSVSVAAAAEPAAAGPEQAGGSAGSSAGGSGLSLVDVRRLWPSVIDRVKGVKRVTWIHLTQNSQVVGFNGKVLSLGFQTDGPRRSFESGGHAEIVQQAVIDEIGADVRVEAIVDPAADPGARTPEPAAASAPATQAAASVPAAPATPAAPAPAAAESGGWPEVTAPPSSAVPSSSTGPSAPPPDDPPPWATEPPPADGPPEEPVSRRSRVADIQAQADAAAEAPPEDPDAAVDLNDREVDAESSAELLARELGAQMIEEIPRGD from the coding sequence GTGGACTCCCCGCTCGCGCTCTATCGCCGCTACCGGCCCGAGACCTTCGCCGAGGTCATCGGGCAGGAGCACGTCACCGAGCCGCTGCGGGCCGCGCTGGCCGGCAACCGGGTCAACCATGCCTACCTCTTCTCCGGTCCCCGCGGCTGCGGCAAGACGACGAGTGCGCGGATCCTCGCCCGCGCGCTCAACTGCGAGAAGGCGCCGATCTCCGATCCGTGTGGGGAGTGCGAGAGCTGCCGCGACCTGGCGCGCAACGGGCCGGGCTCGATCGACGTGATCGAGATCGACGCCGCCTCCCACGGCGGCGTCGACGACGCCCGCGACCTGCGCGAGAAGGCCTTCTTCGCGCCGGTGAAGAGCCGCTACAAGGTCTACATCATCGACGAGGCCCACATGGTCACCACGCAGGGCTTCAACGCCCTGCTCAAGCTGGTCGAGGAGCCGCCGCCCCATCTGCGGTTCATCTTCGCCACGACCGAGCCGGAGAAGGTCATCCCGACCATCCGCTCGCGCACCCATCACTACCCGTTCCGGCTGATCCCGCCGCGGCTGCTGACGTCGTACCTCACCGAGCTGTGCGAGCGCGAGGGTGTCTCCATCGAGCCGGCGGCGCTGCCGCTCGTCGTGCGGGCCGGCGCGGGCTCGGCCCGCGACACGCTCTCGGTGCTCGACCAGCTGCTCGGCGGGGCGGGCCCGCAGGGCGTGACCTACGACCTGGCGAGCGGCCTGCTCGGCTACACCCCCGACACGCTGCTCGACGACGTCGTGTCCGCCTTCGCCGCCGGCGACGGCTCGGCGGTCTTCGGTGTGGTCGACAAGGTGATCGAGACCGGGCAGGATCCCCGCCGGTTCACCGAGGACCTGCTCCGCCGGCTGCGCGACCTCGTCATCATCTCCGCCGTCCCCGACGCTGCGGCCTCCGGTCTGCTCGACCTCTCCGGCGACCAGGCCGACCGCCTCGTCGCGCAGGCCGCCGCCTTCGGCCGGGCTGAGCTGACCCGCGCCGCCGACCTGGTCGCGGCCGGTCTCACCGACATGCGCGGCGCCACCGCGCCCCGGCTGCTGCTCGAGCTGATCTGCGCCCGGATCCTGCTCCCCGCCGCCGACCACACCACCGAGGGCGTGCTCGCCCGCCTCGACCGGCTCGAGCGCCGCGCCTCGATCAGCGGTACGACGTCCGCGGAGTCCGCACCCGCAGCCGCTCCGGCCGTCGTCCCGGCCCAGGACCGGCCGGTGCCGTCGCGGGCCGAGCGGGCGGCGCCGGAGCGGGTCGAGGACCCGGCTCCCGCCCCGGCTCCCGCCCCGGCACCCACGCCGCCGCCCACTCCGGCTCCGGCGCCCACGCCGGTGGTCGAGGCGACGCCCGAGCCGGCCCATGCACCCGAGCCCGAGCCGGTTCCCGAGCCCGTCGCGCAGCAGCCCCCGCCGTCGGTGTCGGTCGCTGCCGCCGCGGAGCCGGCCGCGGCCGGTCCGGAGCAGGCCGGGGGCAGTGCCGGGAGCAGCGCCGGCGGCAGCGGCCTGAGCCTGGTCGACGTCCGCCGGCTGTGGCCCTCCGTCATCGACCGGGTCAAGGGGGTCAAGCGGGTCACCTGGATCCACCTCACCCAGAACTCCCAGGTCGTCGGCTTCAACGGCAAGGTGCTCAGCCTCGGCTTCCAGACCGACGGCCCGCGCCGCTCCTTCGAGTCGGGCGGGCACGCCGAGATCGTCCAGCAGGCAGTGATCGACGAGATCGGTGCCGACGTGCGGGTCGAGGCGATCGTCGACCCCGCCGCCGACCCGGGGGCACGCACCCCGGAGCCGGCCGCCGCTTCTGCCCCGGCCACCCAGGCCGCCGCTTCTGTCCCGGCCGCCCCGGCCACCCCGGCCGCCCCGGCCCCGGCGGCGGCCGAGTCCGGTGGCTGGCCGGAGGTCACCGCGCCGCCCTCCTCCGCCGTCCCGTCCTCCTCCACCGGACCGTCCGCACCGCCCCCGGACGACCCGCCGCCGTGGGCCACCGAGCCCCCGCCGGCCGACGGACCGCCCGAGGAGCCGGTGTCGCGTCGCTCGCGGGTGGCCGACATCCAGGCGCAGGCCGATGCCGCCGCGGAGGCGCCGCCGGAGGACCCCGACGCCGCCGTCGACCTCAACGACCGTGAGGTCGACGCCGAGTCCAGCGCCGAGCTCCTCGCCCGCGAGCTGGGCGCCCAGATGATCGAGGAGATCCCCCGCGGCGACTGA
- a CDS encoding YbaB/EbfC family nucleoid-associated protein: protein MSQNPFDALGGAGGLDLGALLQQAQQMQDQLQGAQQRLAEATVDGSVAGGAVTVTVTGAGELTAVTISPDAIDGTDAEALADLGDLVVAAFRDARAKVDELAEQMLGPLAGGLPDLGGLPGPGGPGQVPGQLGF from the coding sequence ATGAGCCAGAACCCCTTCGACGCCCTCGGTGGCGCCGGCGGCCTCGACCTCGGTGCCCTGCTCCAGCAGGCCCAGCAGATGCAGGACCAGCTCCAGGGCGCCCAGCAGCGTCTGGCGGAGGCCACCGTCGACGGCTCCGTCGCCGGCGGCGCCGTGACCGTGACGGTCACCGGAGCCGGCGAGCTGACCGCCGTCACGATCAGTCCCGACGCGATCGACGGCACCGACGCGGAGGCGCTCGCCGACCTCGGCGACCTGGTCGTCGCCGCGTTCCGCGACGCCCGGGCCAAGGTCGACGAGCTCGCCGAGCAGATGCTCGGACCACTGGCCGGCGGGCTCCCCGACCTGGGTGGTCTCCCCGGTCCGGGCGGACCGGGCCAGGTGCCCGGCCAGCTCGGCTTCTGA
- the recR gene encoding recombination mediator RecR: MYEGVVQDLIDELGRLPGVGPKSAQRIAFHLLQADPADVRRLAEVLIEVKDKVKFCSVCFNVAEDDQCRICRDPRRDPAVLCVVEEYKDVVAIERTREFRGRYHVLGGAISPIDGIGPEQLHIRELLTRLGDGTVTEVILATDPNLEGEATATYLTRMLGPLGLRVTRLASGLPVGGDLEYADEVTLGRAFVGRQTAT, from the coding sequence TTGTACGAAGGCGTCGTCCAGGACCTCATCGACGAGCTCGGGCGGCTGCCCGGGGTCGGTCCGAAGAGCGCCCAGCGGATCGCGTTCCACCTGCTGCAGGCCGACCCCGCCGACGTACGACGGCTCGCCGAGGTCCTGATCGAGGTCAAGGACAAGGTCAAGTTCTGCTCGGTCTGCTTCAACGTCGCCGAGGACGACCAGTGCCGGATCTGCCGTGACCCGCGTCGCGACCCGGCGGTGCTGTGCGTCGTGGAGGAGTACAAGGACGTCGTGGCGATCGAGCGGACCCGCGAGTTCCGTGGCCGCTACCACGTCCTGGGCGGTGCGATCTCGCCCATCGACGGCATCGGTCCCGAGCAGCTCCACATCCGCGAGCTGCTCACCCGGCTCGGCGACGGCACCGTCACCGAGGTGATCCTGGCCACCGATCCGAACCTCGAGGGCGAGGCCACCGCGACGTACCTCACGCGCATGCTCGGCCCCCTGGGGTTGCGCGTGACGCGTTTGGCCAGTGGACTTCCGGTGGGAGGAGACCTGGAGTACGCCGACGAGGTCACCCTGGGTCGGGCATTCGTGGGAAGGCAGACAGCGACATGA
- a CDS encoding DUF5063 domain-containing protein has protein sequence MSDDSTTTEQLPGLAALEALIAVETETVRLADDIAASVRSFLDGVRVVAAQASGGQAVSLLLLQISQIALTGARLGVHRDFAPRDEYQPDDGPDPDDIDELRLQLARLLGDLDTYSYVFDPYDSEVVEGLLSDDLTSIAADLAVGVRHYEAGDVEEALWWWQFSYVSSWGALAGSAMKALLSVVAHDRLDVDLDTTQELALVEAAAAVLDSAEKG, from the coding sequence ATGAGCGACGACAGCACCACCACCGAGCAGCTCCCCGGCCTCGCGGCGCTGGAGGCGCTGATCGCGGTCGAGACGGAGACCGTGCGACTGGCCGACGACATCGCCGCGTCGGTGCGGTCCTTCCTCGACGGCGTACGGGTCGTCGCGGCACAGGCGAGCGGCGGGCAGGCGGTGTCCCTGCTGCTGCTCCAGATCAGCCAGATCGCGCTCACCGGCGCCCGGCTGGGAGTGCATCGCGACTTCGCGCCGCGCGACGAGTACCAGCCCGACGACGGTCCCGACCCCGATGACATCGACGAGCTGCGTCTCCAGCTGGCGCGGCTGCTCGGCGACCTGGACACCTACAGCTACGTCTTCGACCCCTACGACTCCGAGGTCGTCGAGGGTCTGCTGTCCGACGACCTCACCAGCATCGCCGCCGACCTCGCCGTCGGCGTGCGCCACTACGAGGCGGGTGACGTCGAGGAGGCGCTGTGGTGGTGGCAGTTCTCCTATGTGTCCTCGTGGGGCGCGCTCGCCGGGTCGGCGATGAAGGCGCTGCTCTCGGTCGTCGCCCACGACCGGCTCGACGTCGATCTGGACACCACCCAGGAGCTCGCCCTGGTGGAGGCGGCGGCCGCCGTACTGGACAGCGCGGAAAAGGGCTAG
- a CDS encoding methyltransferase domain-containing protein, producing the protein MTTMDRDEARAFQKRMVRVREDAALGLLLGIGDELGLLDVLARTGPADTATLATAAGVDERYLREWLDGIVAGDVATYDAATGHYALSRERAACLTPADGPVNLARSMKMLTMLAGVEPELRERFRHGGGLGYDRFPRFHELMAADAAAVHDAGLLDVVVPTVPGLHERLTEGAALADIGCGSGHAVNLLARAYPASRFVGYDLGAEAIAAARAEAAAWGLTNAAFEVRDVAELGEAAAYDVVTAFDAIHDQAFPDRVLAGIAAALRPGGTFLMVDIKAETGVENNLGLPWVTYLYTISLMHCMTVSLAHGGAGLGTVWGRQTAIRMLEEAGLVEVEAREVRSDPFNYFYLARKP; encoded by the coding sequence ATGACGACGATGGACCGGGACGAGGCGAGGGCGTTCCAGAAGCGGATGGTCCGGGTGCGCGAGGACGCTGCCCTGGGCCTGCTCCTCGGCATCGGCGACGAGCTCGGGCTGCTCGACGTGCTGGCCCGCACGGGGCCCGCGGACACCGCCACCCTGGCCACGGCGGCGGGGGTCGACGAGCGGTACCTGCGGGAGTGGCTGGACGGGATCGTGGCCGGGGACGTCGCGACGTACGACGCCGCGACCGGCCACTACGCGCTGTCCCGCGAACGCGCCGCCTGCCTGACCCCCGCCGACGGACCGGTGAACCTCGCCCGCAGCATGAAGATGCTCACCATGCTCGCCGGCGTGGAGCCCGAGCTGCGCGAGCGGTTCCGGCACGGCGGCGGGCTCGGCTACGACCGCTTCCCCCGGTTCCACGAGCTGATGGCCGCCGACGCCGCCGCCGTCCACGATGCCGGCCTGCTCGACGTCGTGGTGCCGACCGTCCCCGGCCTCCACGAGCGGCTGACCGAGGGCGCCGCGCTCGCTGACATCGGCTGCGGCTCCGGCCATGCCGTCAACCTGCTCGCCCGGGCCTACCCCGCGAGCCGGTTCGTCGGCTACGACCTCGGTGCCGAGGCGATCGCGGCGGCGCGCGCGGAGGCCGCCGCGTGGGGACTCACCAACGCGGCCTTCGAGGTCCGCGACGTCGCCGAGCTGGGTGAGGCTGCGGCGTACGACGTCGTGACGGCCTTCGACGCGATCCACGACCAGGCGTTCCCCGACCGGGTGCTCGCCGGCATCGCGGCGGCGCTCCGCCCGGGCGGAACCTTCCTGATGGTCGACATCAAGGCCGAGACGGGTGTCGAGAACAACCTGGGCCTGCCGTGGGTGACCTACCTCTACACGATCAGCCTGATGCACTGCATGACCGTGTCGCTCGCCCACGGCGGCGCCGGGCTCGGCACCGTGTGGGGCCGGCAGACCGCGATCCGGATGCTCGAGGAGGCGGGCCTGGTCGAGGTGGAGGCCCGCGAGGTCCGGAGCGACCCGTTCAACTACTTCTACCTCGCGCGCAAGCCGTAA